GCTGAGAGTCACAATTAGGGTTTTGTTTGTCTCCAGTACAACAATGCAGTTGCCTTAGCAACTGCACAACAGTGAGTCAGAGAGCCTGAGATCTGACTGTTGAGGAGGTGCCGTTGGTAGCGTGGCTGTGCTTTGGCCTGGGGGGGCCAGAGGAGTGCAGTGTACCGACAGCGGGAgcactcctcctctcctctccctctgttGCCAGCCTTTTCCACACCACAGCCCTTTGCAGAGGGCTGACGCTCCCAGCCAGCAGCCACTTGACAGCCCAGTGTGAGCTGATTGGTTGgctcccctcccccaccccatgCGTCACCGTGGACTGGACAGACACCCCCCAGCCCATCCCCCCTCatcccacactgcactgcacgcATCCAAGAGCCAACTCAAGACCTCACTGCTTTCAAATGGTTAAAACGAGTTCCAGCCCTGCAGCTTTCATTTATTCTGCTGTTGCACTTGCATTATATCAAAACCTTTCTCCCATTCTGTTGGTTAGAATTAGTGACCCCCCATCAAACACAATGGATCGGTCCTGCTTTCCCACAGTCCTTCCACTCGCATTCAGGTATCTGCCAGATGCACAGAGCCAAGGCCATGATTTTACAGCCATGTTGGAGACCGCTCCATTTTGTGCTTGGTTTGTCGTCACGAACGCTTAACTTCAAGACACAATTTGCTCGTTCCAATATGGCCGTGCTGCACATGTGGGTGTGTATATGCATGTGATTCTTGCCCATAAACACGCAGGCAGTGGAAAAGGCAGTCACCTCCAAAACGAGCCATTGTTGGCCAAAAACACTGACAAGCTTCTCTTGGTGTGAGGCACATGTGTGGCCATTCCTGACAGGCCTGGATATATTCTCAGGAGGTATTCTCTGAAATCCAGGGctgtgcctctctctctgtcagtccTGAGTCAGAGTTAGGGCTGACCGAAAACTGCCAGCCTCACCACCCTCCCCCATCCCTGAatattacagtattttattCAGCTTGCACTGTCCAGGAAAATATTTTCAATCTGTTCTGGAATCACAAGAGACAGAAAGTCAAAATGTCTTGCAATAATTGTACTGGGAAAGTGAACATATATTTCTGAGGTATTATTGTAAATCCCAAATCCTGTCTACACATATTTGTGCTAAGAAGCATGGTGTGTCAGGCCACCTAGTGATTGGTTGCTTGTTAGCTTCTTCTTTACTTCCTTGTGTTACTTCTCTTCTAATAAAACAAGCCTTCTGCACCAAAATAGGGTCCAGAATTCTGTGTTCTTCTGAAACTGAGAGTAGAGTAGGCATTTGCCAATGTCCACAGCAGCTCTCTGCACTTCCTTTGACTTACTGATAACATCTCCTAGCATGTTACTCTAgtactgatgttttttttttttatataaattaagCCTAATGTGGTGATTGGAGAACAAGGCAGCTTTTAGAACTATCTGAAAGGAAGAGAGTCAGTGAGTACTCGGGTATTCAGCAGAGCTTCGCTAGTAACTCAATCACCCGTGGAAAGAGCTTTGGCACTGCCAACACCAGGGCCAAAGGGGCAACGGTAAATGGAAGCCACACACAGGTCAATGAAGGCATTTTATTGACAATCGTGATTTGCCAATTTTCagatgctgtgctgtactgacaGTGGCTGTAGTCCTGTGGTTCATGCTGTGCTTTATATTTGTTTCTGCTGCCACCGGTGATCAAGTCCCTGTCTGCCAAACCACCATTTTTGTAATCGTCAGCATAAGGCATGGGATCTTCAGAGAATTGTGACTCAGATATGTAAGAGAGGCCGCTGACTTGTTTGCCGGTGCTGTTCTACCTTCAGACATGCTGGACCAGGTTTTGGACTGAAGTGTGTTTGCCGGTTGTTTAtgctgttgttgtgttgtgcaggACACTGCCGGCCAAGAGCGATACAGGACCATCACAACAGCCTACTACAGGGGGGCCATGGGCTTCATTCTGATGTACGACATCACTAACGAAGAATCGTTCAACGCGGTGCAGGACTGGTACGTGTGTGTGGAGGGCCTGTCTGTCATCCTTCTCAAATGATCTCGCAATGATTCCTCTTCAGAAGTTAAGGAGCGACAACAGTAGGCACCATTACCAACcatttataaaaacataaaaaaaaaaaaaaaaaaaaaatgtcatggtCATCTTATTGTAAACTATTCAAAAACCTCTTCTGTTCTGATTAAatttattctttaaaaataaaggaaacGACGTTACAGGATCTTTACACTAAACTCTAGTGGTTAACCTCAATCTCACAGTTGGAAGGTGAGGAGGTCTATAATGCAGTGATGATGTGGTATAATTGTCCAAATTGTGGGTGAATACAGTAATTATGTCTATATGATGGCGTACCTCCACTGGCCACCATTTCGGCCACTGTTCAGGGGGATTGGGCTGGCGCTGGCCCTGACCTGGCTTCCGTGCCCTGTCTCTGCAGGTCGACACAGATCAAGACATACTCCTGGGACAACGCGCAGGTCTTGCTGGTGGGCAACAAGTGCGACATGGAGGACGAGAGAGTGGTAGCAGCAGAGAGAGGCAAACAGCTGTCTGAGCACCTTGGTGAGTCTTACTAGGGTTCCCAATTATCCTGTACCTTAATTAACAGGTAATCGACAATGTAGGCAAGCAAAGGAGGCTCAACATCAATTGTTATAGTTTTTTCGTGTTTTATTGTAGGGTTTGAGTTTTTCGAGGCCAGCGCCAAAGACAACATCAACGTGAAGCAGACGTTCGAGCGGCTTGTGGACATCATCTGCGAGAAGATGTCTGAAAGCTTGGATGCGGCTGACCCCGCTGTCACAGGAGCCAAACAGGGGCCACAGCTAACCGAGCAGCCTGCTCCCCCTCACCAGGACTGTGCTTGCTAGAGACGCCCTCCCCGTCCCCCACCTC
This sequence is a window from Amia ocellicauda isolate fAmiCal2 chromosome 22, fAmiCal2.hap1, whole genome shotgun sequence. Protein-coding genes within it:
- the rab3ab gene encoding RAB3A, member RAS oncogene family, b, whose amino-acid sequence is MASATDARYGQKESSDQNFDYMFKILIIGNSSVGKTSFLFRYADDSFTPAFVSTVGIDFKVKTIYRNDKRIKLQIWDTAGQERYRTITTAYYRGAMGFILMYDITNEESFNAVQDWSTQIKTYSWDNAQVLLVGNKCDMEDERVVAAERGKQLSEHLGFEFFEASAKDNINVKQTFERLVDIICEKMSESLDAADPAVTGAKQGPQLTEQPAPPHQDCAC